In one window of Lampris incognitus isolate fLamInc1 chromosome 3, fLamInc1.hap2, whole genome shotgun sequence DNA:
- the LOC130110313 gene encoding protein arginine N-methyltransferase 8-B-like isoform X1: MGLGHSSRCLLLRRKMAEADSSEVGCVLHSLPRHTRQQPAASLHSRSAQPSPSPKPVPTTHHVPRVPRAPHVATLTNGPGRGKIAKFLSPEDMTSRDYYFDSYAHFGIHEEMLKDEVRTLTYRNAMYHNKHVFKDKVVLDVGSGTGILSMFAANAGAKHVYGIECSSISEYSEKIIKSNHLHNVITIFKGKVEEVELPVEEVDIIISEWMGYCLFYESMLNTVIFARDKWLKPGGLMFPDRAALYVVAIEDRQYKDFKIHWWENVYGFDMSCIRNVAIREPLVDVVDPKQVVTNSCLLKEVDIYTVKPEDLSFSSAFCLQIQRNDYVHALVTYFNIEFTKCHKKTGFSTAPDAASTHWKQTVFYLEDYLTVKKGEEIFGSIAVQPNESNVRDLEFTLELDFKGQLCEAAISHDYKMR, translated from the exons ATGGGACTGGGGCATTCGTCGCGTTGCTTGCTGCTCCGGAGGAAGATGGCGGAGGCGGACAGTTCGGAGGTAGGATGCGTCCTGCA ctccctccctcgtcaCACCCGGCAGCAGCCCGCCGCGTCTCTCCATTCCCGGTCTGCCCAGCCGTCCCCTTCGCCTAAACCAGTGCCTACCACCCACCATGTGCCCCGTGTCCCCCGGGCGCCTCACGTAGCAACTCTGACCAACGGCCCCGGCCGAGGCAAGATAGCCAAGTTCCTCAGCCCGGAGGACATGACATCCCGAGACTACTACTTTGACTCGTACGCCCACTTTGGCATCCACGAG GAGATGCTAAAGGACGAGGTCCGGACTCTGACCTACCGGAACGCCATGTACCACAACAAGCACGTGTTCAAAGATAAAGTCGTCTTGGATGTGGGCAGCGGCACAGGCATCCTGTCCATGTTCGCTGCCAACGCTGGTGCCAAACACGTGTACGGG ATTGAGTGTTCAAGTATATCAGAATATTCAgagaagattatcaagtccaaccACCTACACAATG TTATCACCATCTTCAAGGGCAAGGTGGAGGAAGTGGAGCTACCCGTGGAGGAGGTGGACATCatcatctcagagtggatgggcTACTGCCTCTTTTACGAGTCCATGCTCAATACTGTCATCTTCGCCAGGGACAAGTGGCTG AAACCCGGAGGCTTGATGTTTCCAGACAGAGCAGCTCTGTATGTGGTGGCCATAGAGGACCGGCAGTACAAGGACTTCAAAATCCACT ggtGGGAAAACGTGTATGGGTTTGACATGAGTTGCATTCGTAATGTGGCCATCAGAGAACCGCTGGTGGATGTGGTAGATCCCAAGCAGGTGGTGACCAACTCCTGCCTCCTaaag GAAGTGGACATCTACACCGTCAAACCGGAGGACCTGTCCTTCAGCTCGGCCTTCTGTCTCCAGATCCAGAGAAACGATTACGTCCACGCCCTGGTCACTTACTTCAACATCGAGTTCACCAAGTGTCACAAGAAGACCGGCTTCTCCACCG ctccgGATGCAGCCAGTACCCACTGGAAGCAGACAGTGTTTTACTTGGAAGACTACTTGACCGTCAAAAAGGGAGAAGAGATATTTGGGAGCATTGCAGTCCAGCCTAATGAAAGCAA
- the LOC130110313 gene encoding protein arginine N-methyltransferase 8-B-like isoform X4, with the protein MGLGHSSRCLLLRRKMAEADSSEVGCVLQPPSPSPKPVPTTHHVPRVPRAPHVATLTNGPGRGKIAKFLSPEDMTSRDYYFDSYAHFGIHEEMLKDEVRTLTYRNAMYHNKHVFKDKVVLDVGSGTGILSMFAANAGAKHVYGIECSSISEYSEKIIKSNHLHNVITIFKGKVEEVELPVEEVDIIISEWMGYCLFYESMLNTVIFARDKWLKPGGLMFPDRAALYVVAIEDRQYKDFKIHWWENVYGFDMSCIRNVAIREPLVDVVDPKQVVTNSCLLKEVDIYTVKPEDLSFSSAFCLQIQRNDYVHALVTYFNIEFTKCHKKTGFSTAPDAASTHWKQTVFYLEDYLTVKKGEEIFGSIAVQPNESNVRDLEFTLELDFKGQLCEAAISHDYKMR; encoded by the exons ATGGGACTGGGGCATTCGTCGCGTTGCTTGCTGCTCCGGAGGAAGATGGCGGAGGCGGACAGTTCGGAGGTAGGATGCGTCCTGCAGCCG CCGTCCCCTTCGCCTAAACCAGTGCCTACCACCCACCATGTGCCCCGTGTCCCCCGGGCGCCTCACGTAGCAACTCTGACCAACGGCCCCGGCCGAGGCAAGATAGCCAAGTTCCTCAGCCCGGAGGACATGACATCCCGAGACTACTACTTTGACTCGTACGCCCACTTTGGCATCCACGAG GAGATGCTAAAGGACGAGGTCCGGACTCTGACCTACCGGAACGCCATGTACCACAACAAGCACGTGTTCAAAGATAAAGTCGTCTTGGATGTGGGCAGCGGCACAGGCATCCTGTCCATGTTCGCTGCCAACGCTGGTGCCAAACACGTGTACGGG ATTGAGTGTTCAAGTATATCAGAATATTCAgagaagattatcaagtccaaccACCTACACAATG TTATCACCATCTTCAAGGGCAAGGTGGAGGAAGTGGAGCTACCCGTGGAGGAGGTGGACATCatcatctcagagtggatgggcTACTGCCTCTTTTACGAGTCCATGCTCAATACTGTCATCTTCGCCAGGGACAAGTGGCTG AAACCCGGAGGCTTGATGTTTCCAGACAGAGCAGCTCTGTATGTGGTGGCCATAGAGGACCGGCAGTACAAGGACTTCAAAATCCACT ggtGGGAAAACGTGTATGGGTTTGACATGAGTTGCATTCGTAATGTGGCCATCAGAGAACCGCTGGTGGATGTGGTAGATCCCAAGCAGGTGGTGACCAACTCCTGCCTCCTaaag GAAGTGGACATCTACACCGTCAAACCGGAGGACCTGTCCTTCAGCTCGGCCTTCTGTCTCCAGATCCAGAGAAACGATTACGTCCACGCCCTGGTCACTTACTTCAACATCGAGTTCACCAAGTGTCACAAGAAGACCGGCTTCTCCACCG ctccgGATGCAGCCAGTACCCACTGGAAGCAGACAGTGTTTTACTTGGAAGACTACTTGACCGTCAAAAAGGGAGAAGAGATATTTGGGAGCATTGCAGTCCAGCCTAATGAAAGCAA
- the LOC130110313 gene encoding protein arginine N-methyltransferase 8-B-like isoform X3: MGLGHSSRCLLLRRKMAEADSSERQQPAASLHSRSAQPSPSPKPVPTTHHVPRVPRAPHVATLTNGPGRGKIAKFLSPEDMTSRDYYFDSYAHFGIHEEMLKDEVRTLTYRNAMYHNKHVFKDKVVLDVGSGTGILSMFAANAGAKHVYGIECSSISEYSEKIIKSNHLHNVITIFKGKVEEVELPVEEVDIIISEWMGYCLFYESMLNTVIFARDKWLKPGGLMFPDRAALYVVAIEDRQYKDFKIHWWENVYGFDMSCIRNVAIREPLVDVVDPKQVVTNSCLLKEVDIYTVKPEDLSFSSAFCLQIQRNDYVHALVTYFNIEFTKCHKKTGFSTAPDAASTHWKQTVFYLEDYLTVKKGEEIFGSIAVQPNESNVRDLEFTLELDFKGQLCEAAISHDYKMR, from the exons ATGGGACTGGGGCATTCGTCGCGTTGCTTGCTGCTCCGGAGGAAGATGGCGGAGGCGGACAGTTCGGAG CGGCAGCAGCCCGCCGCGTCTCTCCATTCCCGGTCTGCCCAGCCGTCCCCTTCGCCTAAACCAGTGCCTACCACCCACCATGTGCCCCGTGTCCCCCGGGCGCCTCACGTAGCAACTCTGACCAACGGCCCCGGCCGAGGCAAGATAGCCAAGTTCCTCAGCCCGGAGGACATGACATCCCGAGACTACTACTTTGACTCGTACGCCCACTTTGGCATCCACGAG GAGATGCTAAAGGACGAGGTCCGGACTCTGACCTACCGGAACGCCATGTACCACAACAAGCACGTGTTCAAAGATAAAGTCGTCTTGGATGTGGGCAGCGGCACAGGCATCCTGTCCATGTTCGCTGCCAACGCTGGTGCCAAACACGTGTACGGG ATTGAGTGTTCAAGTATATCAGAATATTCAgagaagattatcaagtccaaccACCTACACAATG TTATCACCATCTTCAAGGGCAAGGTGGAGGAAGTGGAGCTACCCGTGGAGGAGGTGGACATCatcatctcagagtggatgggcTACTGCCTCTTTTACGAGTCCATGCTCAATACTGTCATCTTCGCCAGGGACAAGTGGCTG AAACCCGGAGGCTTGATGTTTCCAGACAGAGCAGCTCTGTATGTGGTGGCCATAGAGGACCGGCAGTACAAGGACTTCAAAATCCACT ggtGGGAAAACGTGTATGGGTTTGACATGAGTTGCATTCGTAATGTGGCCATCAGAGAACCGCTGGTGGATGTGGTAGATCCCAAGCAGGTGGTGACCAACTCCTGCCTCCTaaag GAAGTGGACATCTACACCGTCAAACCGGAGGACCTGTCCTTCAGCTCGGCCTTCTGTCTCCAGATCCAGAGAAACGATTACGTCCACGCCCTGGTCACTTACTTCAACATCGAGTTCACCAAGTGTCACAAGAAGACCGGCTTCTCCACCG ctccgGATGCAGCCAGTACCCACTGGAAGCAGACAGTGTTTTACTTGGAAGACTACTTGACCGTCAAAAAGGGAGAAGAGATATTTGGGAGCATTGCAGTCCAGCCTAATGAAAGCAA
- the LOC130110313 gene encoding protein arginine N-methyltransferase 8-B-like isoform X2, producing the protein MGLGHSSRCLLLRRKMAEADSSEVGCVLQPQPAASLHSRSAQPSPSPKPVPTTHHVPRVPRAPHVATLTNGPGRGKIAKFLSPEDMTSRDYYFDSYAHFGIHEEMLKDEVRTLTYRNAMYHNKHVFKDKVVLDVGSGTGILSMFAANAGAKHVYGIECSSISEYSEKIIKSNHLHNVITIFKGKVEEVELPVEEVDIIISEWMGYCLFYESMLNTVIFARDKWLKPGGLMFPDRAALYVVAIEDRQYKDFKIHWWENVYGFDMSCIRNVAIREPLVDVVDPKQVVTNSCLLKEVDIYTVKPEDLSFSSAFCLQIQRNDYVHALVTYFNIEFTKCHKKTGFSTAPDAASTHWKQTVFYLEDYLTVKKGEEIFGSIAVQPNESNVRDLEFTLELDFKGQLCEAAISHDYKMR; encoded by the exons ATGGGACTGGGGCATTCGTCGCGTTGCTTGCTGCTCCGGAGGAAGATGGCGGAGGCGGACAGTTCGGAGGTAGGATGCGTCCTGCAGCCG CAGCCCGCCGCGTCTCTCCATTCCCGGTCTGCCCAGCCGTCCCCTTCGCCTAAACCAGTGCCTACCACCCACCATGTGCCCCGTGTCCCCCGGGCGCCTCACGTAGCAACTCTGACCAACGGCCCCGGCCGAGGCAAGATAGCCAAGTTCCTCAGCCCGGAGGACATGACATCCCGAGACTACTACTTTGACTCGTACGCCCACTTTGGCATCCACGAG GAGATGCTAAAGGACGAGGTCCGGACTCTGACCTACCGGAACGCCATGTACCACAACAAGCACGTGTTCAAAGATAAAGTCGTCTTGGATGTGGGCAGCGGCACAGGCATCCTGTCCATGTTCGCTGCCAACGCTGGTGCCAAACACGTGTACGGG ATTGAGTGTTCAAGTATATCAGAATATTCAgagaagattatcaagtccaaccACCTACACAATG TTATCACCATCTTCAAGGGCAAGGTGGAGGAAGTGGAGCTACCCGTGGAGGAGGTGGACATCatcatctcagagtggatgggcTACTGCCTCTTTTACGAGTCCATGCTCAATACTGTCATCTTCGCCAGGGACAAGTGGCTG AAACCCGGAGGCTTGATGTTTCCAGACAGAGCAGCTCTGTATGTGGTGGCCATAGAGGACCGGCAGTACAAGGACTTCAAAATCCACT ggtGGGAAAACGTGTATGGGTTTGACATGAGTTGCATTCGTAATGTGGCCATCAGAGAACCGCTGGTGGATGTGGTAGATCCCAAGCAGGTGGTGACCAACTCCTGCCTCCTaaag GAAGTGGACATCTACACCGTCAAACCGGAGGACCTGTCCTTCAGCTCGGCCTTCTGTCTCCAGATCCAGAGAAACGATTACGTCCACGCCCTGGTCACTTACTTCAACATCGAGTTCACCAAGTGTCACAAGAAGACCGGCTTCTCCACCG ctccgGATGCAGCCAGTACCCACTGGAAGCAGACAGTGTTTTACTTGGAAGACTACTTGACCGTCAAAAAGGGAGAAGAGATATTTGGGAGCATTGCAGTCCAGCCTAATGAAAGCAA
- the LOC130110313 gene encoding protein arginine N-methyltransferase 8-B-like isoform X5, with translation MGLGHSSRCLLLRRKMAEADSSEQPAASLHSRSAQPSPSPKPVPTTHHVPRVPRAPHVATLTNGPGRGKIAKFLSPEDMTSRDYYFDSYAHFGIHEEMLKDEVRTLTYRNAMYHNKHVFKDKVVLDVGSGTGILSMFAANAGAKHVYGIECSSISEYSEKIIKSNHLHNVITIFKGKVEEVELPVEEVDIIISEWMGYCLFYESMLNTVIFARDKWLKPGGLMFPDRAALYVVAIEDRQYKDFKIHWWENVYGFDMSCIRNVAIREPLVDVVDPKQVVTNSCLLKEVDIYTVKPEDLSFSSAFCLQIQRNDYVHALVTYFNIEFTKCHKKTGFSTAPDAASTHWKQTVFYLEDYLTVKKGEEIFGSIAVQPNESNVRDLEFTLELDFKGQLCEAAISHDYKMR, from the exons ATGGGACTGGGGCATTCGTCGCGTTGCTTGCTGCTCCGGAGGAAGATGGCGGAGGCGGACAGTTCGGAG CAGCCCGCCGCGTCTCTCCATTCCCGGTCTGCCCAGCCGTCCCCTTCGCCTAAACCAGTGCCTACCACCCACCATGTGCCCCGTGTCCCCCGGGCGCCTCACGTAGCAACTCTGACCAACGGCCCCGGCCGAGGCAAGATAGCCAAGTTCCTCAGCCCGGAGGACATGACATCCCGAGACTACTACTTTGACTCGTACGCCCACTTTGGCATCCACGAG GAGATGCTAAAGGACGAGGTCCGGACTCTGACCTACCGGAACGCCATGTACCACAACAAGCACGTGTTCAAAGATAAAGTCGTCTTGGATGTGGGCAGCGGCACAGGCATCCTGTCCATGTTCGCTGCCAACGCTGGTGCCAAACACGTGTACGGG ATTGAGTGTTCAAGTATATCAGAATATTCAgagaagattatcaagtccaaccACCTACACAATG TTATCACCATCTTCAAGGGCAAGGTGGAGGAAGTGGAGCTACCCGTGGAGGAGGTGGACATCatcatctcagagtggatgggcTACTGCCTCTTTTACGAGTCCATGCTCAATACTGTCATCTTCGCCAGGGACAAGTGGCTG AAACCCGGAGGCTTGATGTTTCCAGACAGAGCAGCTCTGTATGTGGTGGCCATAGAGGACCGGCAGTACAAGGACTTCAAAATCCACT ggtGGGAAAACGTGTATGGGTTTGACATGAGTTGCATTCGTAATGTGGCCATCAGAGAACCGCTGGTGGATGTGGTAGATCCCAAGCAGGTGGTGACCAACTCCTGCCTCCTaaag GAAGTGGACATCTACACCGTCAAACCGGAGGACCTGTCCTTCAGCTCGGCCTTCTGTCTCCAGATCCAGAGAAACGATTACGTCCACGCCCTGGTCACTTACTTCAACATCGAGTTCACCAAGTGTCACAAGAAGACCGGCTTCTCCACCG ctccgGATGCAGCCAGTACCCACTGGAAGCAGACAGTGTTTTACTTGGAAGACTACTTGACCGTCAAAAAGGGAGAAGAGATATTTGGGAGCATTGCAGTCCAGCCTAATGAAAGCAA